CGCGGTAGGTCACGTACTGCATAAACACTCAGCTGTGATTGAGAACGCAGACATGATCTGGGTCACCCCGCCCGCACACTGACCGTCGTCAAGGAGGACGCTATGAGAAAATCCCGCAGCCACCGCATCATTCTGGTGACGGCGATCGCCCTAACCGCTGTCACATCGCTCGCAGCGTGTTCGAGCGGATCACCCGGATCGTCGAGCTCTACGGGTAGTGGCGCATCCGGCACCGACCCGTCGCAGTTCACGGTCATGACCGCGAACGAGAACCCGCAGCTCGCCAAAGACCTCGACGCGCTGGCATCAGGTTCGTGCAAGGCCGAGAACAAGGCACTGCCGATCAAGCACGAGACGGTGGCGCAGGCGAACGCCGTCCAGAAGATCACCCTGCTCGCCAGCCAGGGTGCCATGCCAACCCACACGATCGCGGGAACCGCGATGATCCGCCCCGACGGTGACCTCGGCAAGGCCGGGCTCGTCGAGAATCTGCAGAAGGCGCTGAAGTCATCCGGTGCGCTGAAGTACGTGCTGCCCGGGGCGATCTCCACCGAGCAGGACGTCTACGGCGGCTTCGTCTCGATGCCGTACCAGTACAACATCGAAGGTATCTGGTACAACAAGAAGATCTTCTCCGACAACGACATCACGGTACCGAAGACCTGGAACCAGCTCGTCTCGGACTCCGCGAAGCTGCAGAAGGCCGGCATCACGCCGATGACCGAGGACGGCAAGGACGGATGGCCGCTGACCCGCATCATCGGCATGTACATCTACCGCAACGTCGGCAAAAATGCCATGACGGCGATCCAGAACGGCGATGCGAAGCTGACCGACGCCGCCTACGTCGCGGGTGCGAGCGCGCTTGCCGACTATGCGGCCAAGGGATACTTCGGCGAGGGCGTCACCTCGCGCGACACGGACGCGTCGAACAACATGTTCCTGACCGGGCAGGCCGCCATGACCTATAACGGCAGCTGGATGCTCACCTCGGTCAACGACCCGTCGCAGAACAAGATCGGTGCGAGCAACGTCGGCTTCATGCCGTTCCCGGCCGTCACCGGCGGCAAAGGCTCGATCAATGACTACCCTGCTAATGCGGGGGCGCCGATGGTCTTCAACGCCAAGCAGTACGGTCCGAAGGTTTCGGACTGGGTGGACTGCATCGCGAAGAACTACGGGGCGCAGGCGCTCAAGGACTCGGGCATCATCTCCGGGTTCACCGTGAACAAGAAGGTCGCGGGCGTCTCGCCGAACACGGCTGAGATCCAGAAGACGGTGTCCAAGGTCACCTCGACCGTGCTGTGGTTCGAGGCGCTGTTCGACGCCAAGAGCACATCGCTTGCGCAGAGCAACGCGTCGCTGCTGGTCACGGGCCAGTTGAGCCCGCAGGATTATATGCAGCAGTTGCAGTCGAGCCTCGACGCCAACAAGCAGTGATCGTGACGGGGGCCGGCCCGGTTCGCCGGGCCGGCCCCCGTCGTCGGCAGGCCCATGCACTAGCCAAGGAGTGACCGGTGAACTCAGTATTCGGGGATCGCAAGACCATCGTGATCCTGCTCGGCCCCGCCCTGCTTGTCTACACCCTGCTCAAGGTCGGGCCCGTGCTCTGGTCGTTCGGGCTTTCGTTTTTCCAGGGCAACACGCTGCGCGGTTTCACCTGGGTGGGCGTCAAGAACTTCACTCAGTTCGCGACCGATCCGGTCGCTCTGCACTCGGTGCTGGTGAGCATCGTCTTCGCACTCATCGCGACCGCCGGACAGGTGACTCTCGGCTACCTGCTGGCACTGCTCTACGTCTTCGTACTGCGTAAGGGGTCGGCGTTCCTGCGAACGATCGTGTTCTTCCCGGCCATCCTGCCCACCGTCGCGGTTGCGCTGCTGTTCAAGAGCTTCGTCGCCGTCGGCCAGAACCAGGGGCCGGTCAACGACATCATCAACTTCTTCGGCGGCAAGAGCGTTGACGTGCTCGCCTCGCCCGTGGGCACCATGGCGACGGCGATCGTGATGACGCTGTGGGGTTCCATGGGCTTCTACGCCGTGCTGCTCTATGCCGGCCTGCTCGACATCCCCGACGAGGTCATCGAGTCGGCTCGGCTCGACGGCGCCAACGGCGGCAGGCTCGTGCGGCATATCATCCTGCCGCTGTCGCTGCCGATCCTGCTGTCGTCCGTGATCTTCAGCCTCAACTCGACTCTGAAGGTGTTCGACAGCCTGCTCGCGCTCAACAACGGCGGGCCCGGAACGTCCACGGCACCGTTGACCCTGTACATGTACCAGACGGCGTTCAGCTACTCGGAGTACGGCTACGGCTCCACAATCGCGCTTGCGCTCACCCTGCTCTGCCTGGTCTTCACCCTCCTGGTATTCCGCGCGACGCGACGCAAGGCGGAGGACTGAGATGGCTCTCGATACTGTGACGCGACGGAACGCGGTGCCCGTGCACCAGAGTGCCAGCCGGCCGGGTCGAACGTCGCTTCGCGCCCGCCGGATACGACGCCTGCTGCGTCGCATCCCGGTATGGATCGTCGTGGCGATCGTGCTCATCGTGGTGCTCTACCCGCAAGTGTGGATGGTGCTCGGCTCGTTCAAGACCCAGGCGGAGTTCCTCTCCAACCCGGCGCTGTCGCTGCCGCAACACTGGGATTTCAGCAACTACATCGCCGCGCTCACCAACGGCAACGTGGCGCAGAACTATCTCAACAGCATCAGCGTCACGCTGCCGTCGGTCGTGCTCATCGTGTTCATCGGGGCGGCGGCGGGCTACGCGCTTGAGATCATGGTGTGGAGAGGCCGGCGTGGCACCTTGCTCTACATCCTCGGCGGCATCATGGTTCCGGGCCAGATGATCCTCGTTCCGCTGTTCATCGTGTACTTCCACGTCGGTATCACGAACACGCTGCTGCCGCTCATCGTCACCTACGTCGTCATGGGACTTCCGTTGACGACTTTCTTGATGGCCACTTACTTCCGCACGCTTCCGCGCGAAATCTTCGAAGCGGTCACGGTGGATGGCGCTGGGCCGTTACGCGCGTTCTTCCTGATCGGGCTGCCGATGATGAAGAACGCATTGCTGACCATCGGCCTCGTCGAGTTCTTCAGCGTCTGGAACGACCTGCTCATCGCTCTGACCTTCACTACCAACCCCAGTCTGGCGACCATCCAGGTTGGGTTATTGAGCCTGAGCGGCCAATACGGTTCGACGCAGTACGGCCCACTGTTCGCCGCCGTGAGCGTCAACATCATCGTGTTGCTGGCGATGTTCCTTGTGTTGAATAAGAAGATCATGGCGGGTATGGCCGCCGGGTCAGTCAAAGGATAGGAGAACCCATGGCCGAGGTCTCACGCATCGCGCTCGTGCACACGGGCGCAGTGGTGATCCCCATGACAGCGAGATTCATCGAGCGCGAGCTGCCGCGGGTCACAGCGGTCAACTATCTCGATGACAGGATCGTCGCGGACCTCGCCGATGAGCGTGCCGCACTGTCGGTACCCGCTCGCGTGCGAGAGCTCGCCCAGGCCGCGGTCGACGGCGGTGCCGCGGCAATCCTGCTGACCTGTTCCTCGATATCCGAGCTCGCAGCGCAGACCGCGGATGCGGTCGGCGTGCCTGTGCTGCGCATCGACGAGGCAATGGCCGACGAGGCGATCGGGATCGGCCAGCGCATCACCGTGATCGCGACGCTGCCGACAACCTGCGGGCCGACGGCGAGGTTGATAGCGGAGCGGGCTGCGCGTGCGGGCAGGTCGCCGCTCATCTCGAGTGTGGTTGTGGAGGGCGCCTTCGATGCGGTGGCGTCGGGAGATCGGGCGGCACACGATGCGCTCGTCGCATGCGCAATCCGCGATGCTGTGGCCGATGCTGACGTGATCGTGCTCGCACAGGCCTCGATGGCGAGCGCGGTGGACGCCGTCGAAGTCGCTGTGCCCGTGCTGACCAGTATCGAATCGGGTGTCAAGCGTCTGCGCGGGCTTGTAGAGTCCCTCCCGCCGCAGTGACGGCCGGTACCCTTTCGTCGCCCGCGCGCCCGTCGTCCACGAGCCCCTCGTCCACGAGCCCCTCGGCTGTGCGCACATCGGTGATGAGCACGTTGATCCACGACCCCATCAGGGCGCCGAGCACCGGCTCGTGCTTGCGCTTGCCGCCCGCGATGCCGATGCGCCGCGGAATAGCCCGGTAGCTGTCAACCGGGATCGCGATCGTACGTTCGCCGAGCTCTCCCGTGACATCCTCGCCGTCGACCGTGAAGACGTGGTGGCAGATGTCGCCGACGGCTCCCGCGGCGAGAAGACGCTCCTGGTCTTCGGGCACGAACGCGTTGCCGCTGACGGTGAGCAGCTGGCTCGGCTCGACGCTGCCGACGCCGACGATCGCCATCGTGAGTGCGTTCCAGCGCCTGGTGACTTCCGCGAGAGCGGCGTTGTTCAGCAGGCTGTCGCGGATCGTGCGGTTGGCGACGACACCGGGAGCCTGCACGTAGATCGCGTCAGCGCCGAGCACGCGAGCCAGGTCGCCGGTCAGCCGCTGAGCCTGATGCTGCGCGTCGGGCAGGCCGATGCCGCCGAGCAGTTGCACGACCTCGCTTGCTCCGCGTGCCGAGAAGGGGCGCATGCGTTCGACCGTGGCGAGCAGGGTCTGACTCCACGACGACACTCCGACACGTTCGCTGCCCGACAGCGTTGCCTCGAGATAGCTCGCAGCCGCAGCACCGATCGAGTTGACGACGGAGGTCTCGTCATCGTCGCGCGAGATGTCGACGACGACCGCGTCCAGCAGTCCGAATCGCTGCTGCAAGGCATCTTCGAGCTCAGTATGCATGCCGGGCGCGACCATGATCGTCGTGCGCACGATTCCAACATCGGTCGCGCGCTTCAGCAGCCGTGACACCTTGGCCTGCGAGATATTAAGGGTCGCCGCAATGTCGGCCTGCCGGATGCCGTGCTCATGGTACATCCGCGCCACCTTGGTGAGTAAGCGGACCTGCCCGTCGACGGGAGGAACGTAGCCGTTGTGCGCCATCGCGTGCTCCGATCCCTCAGCCTGCTCGATCTCGGAACGCTATCGTACGTAGTGCACATTCGCGCGTAGCCGTCGGGCGCTCCACTCCGAGCGTATCATCATGCGTTCGCGAAATTATATGCAGCAGTAACTGGTCGGGTTGTTTGTGTGTGCGGGTTGGGTTGTCACGGGCGGTGTGGCAATGCTTGGGGGTCTTGGTGTTGTGGGGGTGGTGTTGTGGGGGTGTCATGGTCGGGGCGACCCCGCGCCGGGTCCTGCGCCAGTTCGGGTCTGACGGTGTCCGACGGTGTTTTCCCGGCGGGGGTGACGGCGCCAGTGTTTGCTGGGCCGAGGGCACGCGTCGTGGCCTCGGCTCCGGCCGTCGGTTGCTGACAGCCAGCCGCCAGCCGCCAGCTGTTGGCGGCTGGTTGCTAGTCGTGAGTTGGCGCGAATGGTGCAATATTCGCTCCGTATCGCCCCGACTGGACCGTTTGTGACAACTCGCGGCACCAGGACAGGGCCAGGTCAGGCCGGGGCAGGGCCAGGGCGGGGCGGGGCAGGGCCAGGGCGGGGCGGGGCGGGGCCAGGGCGGGGCAGGCCGGGGCAGGGCGGCGGGGCAGGCCGGCCGACCGGGTGGCTGCGCGTGGATGGCGGCCAGGCGGCCGCCGACACAACCTGGCCAGTTATATATTATATATGCAGCACGCTGGATATCGGCGTGTCCGTGCGCTCGCGAGACGCTAGGCTTATGCGCTTCGGTGTACGGCGATCGCGCTGATGACGGCCGGGTAGCTCGGAGTACTCGGGAAGCCGACCACGAGCATCCCGCCTGTCGCAGTCGACCGAACCGTCTTCTTCAAGGCCGTCAGACATCCGGCTTCGGCCCAGATGTCGAGGCCTGCGAGAACCGTGGTGCCGCACACCGCCACGTCGAACACGCGCCAGCCCTTGCAATCAAGCCCGCCACCGACCCCGTACCAGGGCTCGGCAAAGTAAAGGTCGATGCTGTAGTCGCCGTCAGGTACCGGGAACCGATAGCTCAGCGTGCCGTCGCCGTAGCGGAACGTCTCATAGAGCCCGGGATCGGCTGTGCCCCGCACGATGCCGTGCGCCCACCCCCTGCTGCCGAGTTCGGGGTTCACATCGTCGAATGCGTGCGCCCAGGTCTGGACTCCCCAGGAGTCGTCGCCAGCGACACGGTCACCGGTCCACACGGTGCCGCAGGCGTCGATGTACTCGCTCCCGGCGCAGTTGACGCGATAGAGATATTCTCTGCCTGGCTCGGGGCGTGTGTCTGGCACACGTTCACCGTAAAGCAACTCAACATGCGGGGCGGGTGGCAATCCGTCGAGCACGATAGCATCCCTGGCGACCGTGACGCCACCCACACGACCCTCTGCGTACAGCACGTTACAGCTGGGACGTACGCCGCGGAACAGAAAATGCGTGCCAGCCGGGCCCCGCGACTGTGTTCCCAGCGAGACAGATCCTACGTCGTTGAAGAGCTCGACCTCCTCGCAGTTCGAGTAGACACTGATGTCACCCACCTGCTCCGTGCCCGCGAACCGATCTCGCCAGGTGTGCGACGAGATGTAGATCATGGGGGAGAGGCTCGCGGGCGTGTAGTTCGACCGATACATGTGGAACGCATCGACTGGCTCACCCCACGCCGTTAGCAGGCCCTTGTTGTTGACCACTCCGACGGCGCCGTTGCCCGTGCCATCCGTGCAGTAGATCGTCTCTCTGCCTGGGTTGGCGTGGGAGGCGAAAAGCCACTGGAAGTGCCCGAACACCCGTTCGCGGATTCTTTCGCCGAGTCGGATCTTGTTCTCGAGGCAGTAGGTGAAGATCTCTTCCGGCGTCTGTGCGCCGAGATTCTGGAGGGCTTCTGGATTCGCATCGGTGTGCAGCCCAGACACGCGGTACTGGCCGTATTCGCCTACCAGCTTGCACTCGGCGAGCTCAAGGTCGTACGCATTGGAGGTGCCGCCGTACGTGCCGCTCCAGTTCTGCGGGATGTTCCAGTCGCCGCCCTCGCCCCCATTGCAAGTGGTCGTCGGCCGTTCCCCGCCCGCCGTTGGGTCCAGCTCTCGCACGATCCCCGCGAGTTCTTCGGTGAATCGCCGCGGCAGGATCGACTCGTTCTGGATCCCCCACATGATCACGGACGGGCTGTTGCGGCGCTCCTTCACGAACTCGCGCAAAAGTGCGCGAAAATTTTCCCGGAACCCATCGGTATCGAACCAGATGTGCGCGCCCATCTGTGGCCAGTACAGGATGCCGCGCGCGTCGCACTCGGCAATGTAGCGCAGGTTGTGCGGATGGTGGGCCTCGCGGAAGGCGTTGAACCCGGCCGCCTGGATCTGGTCGATGCGGGCCGTGATCAGTTCATCCGAGAATGCATGGTCGCGGCCGAGGAGGTGCTCGTACTCGGCTGTGCCATTGATGAAGACGGGCTGGCCATTGAGTAGGAACTGGGCCCGCGACAAGGAGGGTTCGGGTCGCACGATCGGGTCGCCACGGTTCGCGAGCCCGTCGATCTCGGCGATCGCGAACGTCGTCCGGGTCTGATCCCAGATGCCTTCCCAACGATCTTTCGAGCGGACCGTGCTGACGATCGCGTGCAGGTAGGGTGCCTCGCGCGACCAAAGATCGGGCATGTTGACCGGCTGGGCCTGCTGCCGCACTGTGCGCTGCTCGTTTGGCGCAAGGTCGAGTGTCTGCGACAACCTGGCGATGAACTTCGTTCTGTCGTGGTTCTGCACAAACGAGTCGAGCACGACGCGATGCGGGATGTCGTCAGTGTTGGAGAGTGTCGTCGTGACGGCGATGCTCGTGCGGCGCGAGGTGAAATCGGGCAGCTCGACGGCGACTCCGCACGGATCGATGTGGACCGGGCGCTTCCCATCGCCGATCGTGCGTTGCGTGAAACGGTTGTTCGCCGCGGACGGCATCTCGTCGATCTTGGCTGGGTCGATGGTTGGCTTTTCGGCGGGGTCGTCATCGCGCAGCCATTCGATCGTCCGCACGCCGAATCTCGTGGTCGTCGCATCCGCGCCGCCCACGTCGTCGGCGACCTCGCTGACCAGCCGGTACAGATGTGGATCCTCCAGCGACCAGAGACGCGGATGATCGATGTGCATCACCCCTCTGACGGTCGCAGTGTCCCCGGCGCCGAGCTCGCCGGTCGTCGTTTGGCTGGCGACGTGTACGCCGGAAGCGTCGAACGCCGACTGGGTGAGGATGAACGGCCGCGCCGTCTGTGCGTAGTTCTTCAGTTCACTGACAAGCGCGATCGTCGCGTGACTGTCGCCGATCGTCGCGGTGCTGACGCCGACGCCGAAAGGCTCGACGATGACGTCTGCGGTGTACTCCAGGCGCACCGGGCGGAATATCCCGAATGGCTGCGATCCTTCGGTGTTCGGTGTGCCCCAGCAGCCACCGCACACCCACGGCAGGTCGTCTATGCCCGCCGGATGCCGGATGTGCACTGCGATTGTGTTGGCCTCACCCCAGTGCATGTGTCGTGACAGCTCCACTGTGAAGGAGGTGCGGCCGCCGCTATGCGACCCGACGCTCACGCCGCCGACGAAGACCTCGGCGTAGGACCCCGCGCCTTCGAACGTCGCGAAGGCATGCCTGCCGGCAGAAGCGGCCGGCGCAAGGAATGTGGTGCGGTACCAGCATTCGCCGTGCAGGTTGCCGTGCGAGACCTGATGATAGCCGTGGTAGGAGTCCCAGTTGTGTGGTAAGTCCACCTCGACCCACGCGGCGTCGTTGAACGACTCTGCGGCCCACGCCGGGTCGCCCCCAAGCGCCGTTTTCCAGTGCAGGTTCAACTCCACCGTTTGCCGTGATGACATGCTCTCAGCCTTCCTCGTCTGCTGCGCCGAACCTTCCGAACCTGCTGTCAGCAAATTCGCACCAGGTGCGCCAATCGGCGGCTGTCACCGCGTGCCCGCCCTCGCGCAGTGTGTACGCCAGAAGCCCGTTGGCGAGCATTTCTGGAGCCGATGGCTGCGCGGTATCGTGTCCAGTGCCGGTGAGCAGTCGGTAGACCGGCTCGGCAGCGCGGAGCATCTCGAACTGTCCTTCAGGGTCGGCCCACTGATCGTCGGCAGCGTTGGACAGCAAAACAGGGCGCGGTGCGCAAAGCGCGATGAGCTCGTGCTGATCAACGGGCAGATCGCCGGTGCTGTCAGCGTAAGTCGATAGCCGTGGAGTGAACCAGTGCGGGAAGGCGTGTGTGATCGACGCGATGGTCTCGACTGCCGGGCGGCCGTCCGCCCCAGGCTTAGCCAGCATTGGGTGCGCACGGGACGGAGCCGCACCGCAGCATCCGGACTGGTGGGCGACGGCCCCGCAGAACCGTTCGTCGAACGCGGCCGCAATGAGCGCGACCTTGCCCATCCGGGAATGTCCCGCGACGATGACGCGATCGTGATCGATCTCCGGAACTGCCGAGAGGGCCTCGCGAGCGCGCGACGCGGCCCATGCCCACACGATGAGGCCACCCGGGCGAGGACCGCCGGCGGTGAAGCCGAGAAGCGACCGCTCGGCCGCGGCGAGTTCATCGGGCACGACCGAGGCGTAGCGGAATGTCGCGACGGCATAGCCAGCTGCGAGCGTGGACGGCAGATCCCATGCGTCCGTAGCGTGCCCCAGTTGTTCGGCCTCCTGCGCCACAGGGGCGGTATCTGCCGGTAGCGCTGGGTCGCCATCGAAGTTCGGATAGACGAAACACGGCACGGGCGTCTGTGTACCGGTAGGGCGCACGATGGTCAGGACGAATTCGCTCGTCGGCCGCTGCGTGCTTACTCGAATGCGCCGCACCACCGCGGTGTCACCGAATGCGTATCCGTCCTCAAGAGCTCGCACGTGTGACACAGCGGGCGTTCCTGGCCAGGGGCCGTACATCTCCGACTCGAACAGCGCACGAAGTTCTGCTTTTCGCCCTTCCCACGCCTGCTTCGTTTGGATTATGTGCTTTGACGCATCCACGAGGGTATCGGGCAGGCGGGGTCGGAGTGTGGTCATGCGTTCGCGTCACGCCATTCTGCTGATCGTCGGAGCGGGTACTACTGTATCGAGGTTTTGAGTGTTTAGGTCACTTATACACTTTACGCGAGTGGGTATACACTCGACAAGGTTGACATAAGGTATTTTAAACAGTTAGAAACGATGTGAGCGCTGAGACAGCGATCTTGCGTCGCGTGGGAACTATGGGAACTAGACGAGAGGCGGCGCGATGCCCAAAGCGTGGATGGTCGGAGCGAGTCGCGGCCTGGGGCGCTGTTCGGCCGAGGCGCTCGCCAACGCCGGCTATGACCTGATGATCTCAGCGCGCCATGGCGTGAGGCTTGACCGCGCGGTCGCCGAGCTTCGCGGGGCTCATCCACACCGCGAGATAGTGGCACTACCGCTAGATCTCTCCAAGGCGTCGTCTCTTATCCGAGTTCTCGAGGTCGTGAACTCGGATCCGCCCGATGCGATCGTCGTCTCGTCAGGGGGACCGCCGCCGAGCACGGTGCGCGAGCTTGCGCCAGGCGAACTGGACGCCGCTTACGCTTGCCTTCTACGACCAACGACGCAGATCGTGGCAATCGCCGGGTCAGCCATGGCGAGGTGCGGTCGAGGCGTCATCGTGATCGTCACCTCCTCGGGAGTGCGCGAGCCGATCCTCGGCCTCGCAACCTCGAATATTATGCGCGCAGGTGTGACAGCGCTCATGAAATGCGCTGCCGCAGAGTTCGCTCCGAACGGTGTCCGTGTCCTCGCCGTAGCGCCGGGACGCATCGAAACCGAGCGTGTCGGCGAACTTGACGCCGCAGCCGCGGAGCGCACCGGAAAGCCCGTCGGAGACGTGCGTAGCGCGTCGGAATCAGCCATACCCATGGGTAGGTACGGCACACCAGCCGAGTTTGGCGCCGTTGTCGCGTTCGTATGCTCGCCCGCAGCTTCATATCTCACTGGAACGACCATCGCCGTCGATGGCGGAAAGGGCATAGGCCTCCTCGGATGAAGATTACACGCGTGCAGGCGCATCCACTCAGCACACCTATACCCGAACGGCGGCGCATCGAATCGGGAGCCGGACTCAAGCTGAACCGCCAGATGGTGCTCGTCGAGGTGTCGACAGACGAAGGCATCACAGGTATCGGCTCGCCCTCTGGGCCCTATGACCTCGCGGTCCTGACCCGGATCATCGAAGGGGTGATCGGGCCTCATTTGATAGGCGAGGATCCGTTCGCCGCGCCCTTTCTATGGAACAAGATCTTTCACGGCGAAGTCTCGCGCAACCTCGGTCACAGGTCCGTCGGCATCGCGGCGCTTTCCGGCGTCGACATCGCGCTCTGGGATATCAAGGGGCGGGCGCTGCAGCAGCCCCTCTATGAGCTACTGGGCGGTCTCTACCATCGCGACGGCGTGCGCGCTTACGCCAGCTCGATCTATTGGGATCTGAGCCCCCAGCAGGCT
The Rathayibacter sp. SW19 DNA segment above includes these coding regions:
- a CDS encoding ABC transporter substrate-binding protein — protein: MRKSRSHRIILVTAIALTAVTSLAACSSGSPGSSSSTGSGASGTDPSQFTVMTANENPQLAKDLDALASGSCKAENKALPIKHETVAQANAVQKITLLASQGAMPTHTIAGTAMIRPDGDLGKAGLVENLQKALKSSGALKYVLPGAISTEQDVYGGFVSMPYQYNIEGIWYNKKIFSDNDITVPKTWNQLVSDSAKLQKAGITPMTEDGKDGWPLTRIIGMYIYRNVGKNAMTAIQNGDAKLTDAAYVAGASALADYAAKGYFGEGVTSRDTDASNNMFLTGQAAMTYNGSWMLTSVNDPSQNKIGASNVGFMPFPAVTGGKGSINDYPANAGAPMVFNAKQYGPKVSDWVDCIAKNYGAQALKDSGIISGFTVNKKVAGVSPNTAEIQKTVSKVTSTVLWFEALFDAKSTSLAQSNASLLVTGQLSPQDYMQQLQSSLDANKQ
- a CDS encoding carbohydrate ABC transporter permease; amino-acid sequence: MNSVFGDRKTIVILLGPALLVYTLLKVGPVLWSFGLSFFQGNTLRGFTWVGVKNFTQFATDPVALHSVLVSIVFALIATAGQVTLGYLLALLYVFVLRKGSAFLRTIVFFPAILPTVAVALLFKSFVAVGQNQGPVNDIINFFGGKSVDVLASPVGTMATAIVMTLWGSMGFYAVLLYAGLLDIPDEVIESARLDGANGGRLVRHIILPLSLPILLSSVIFSLNSTLKVFDSLLALNNGGPGTSTAPLTLYMYQTAFSYSEYGYGSTIALALTLLCLVFTLLVFRATRRKAED
- a CDS encoding carbohydrate ABC transporter permease, producing MALDTVTRRNAVPVHQSASRPGRTSLRARRIRRLLRRIPVWIVVAIVLIVVLYPQVWMVLGSFKTQAEFLSNPALSLPQHWDFSNYIAALTNGNVAQNYLNSISVTLPSVVLIVFIGAAAGYALEIMVWRGRRGTLLYILGGIMVPGQMILVPLFIVYFHVGITNTLLPLIVTYVVMGLPLTTFLMATYFRTLPREIFEAVTVDGAGPLRAFFLIGLPMMKNALLTIGLVEFFSVWNDLLIALTFTTNPSLATIQVGLLSLSGQYGSTQYGPLFAAVSVNIIVLLAMFLVLNKKIMAGMAAGSVKG
- a CDS encoding aspartate/glutamate racemase family protein; translated protein: MAEVSRIALVHTGAVVIPMTARFIERELPRVTAVNYLDDRIVADLADERAALSVPARVRELAQAAVDGGAAAILLTCSSISELAAQTADAVGVPVLRIDEAMADEAIGIGQRITVIATLPTTCGPTARLIAERAARAGRSPLISSVVVEGAFDAVASGDRAAHDALVACAIRDAVADADVIVLAQASMASAVDAVEVAVPVLTSIESGVKRLRGLVESLPPQ
- a CDS encoding sugar-binding transcriptional regulator; this translates as MAHNGYVPPVDGQVRLLTKVARMYHEHGIRQADIAATLNISQAKVSRLLKRATDVGIVRTTIMVAPGMHTELEDALQQRFGLLDAVVVDISRDDDETSVVNSIGAAAASYLEATLSGSERVGVSSWSQTLLATVERMRPFSARGASEVVQLLGGIGLPDAQHQAQRLTGDLARVLGADAIYVQAPGVVANRTIRDSLLNNAALAEVTRRWNALTMAIVGVGSVEPSQLLTVSGNAFVPEDQERLLAAGAVGDICHHVFTVDGEDVTGELGERTIAIPVDSYRAIPRRIGIAGGKRKHEPVLGALMGSWINVLITDVRTAEGLVDEGLVDDGRAGDERVPAVTAAGGTLQARADA
- a CDS encoding malectin domain-containing carbohydrate-binding protein; this encodes MSSRQTVELNLHWKTALGGDPAWAAESFNDAAWVEVDLPHNWDSYHGYHQVSHGNLHGECWYRTTFLAPAASAGRHAFATFEGAGSYAEVFVGGVSVGSHSGGRTSFTVELSRHMHWGEANTIAVHIRHPAGIDDLPWVCGGCWGTPNTEGSQPFGIFRPVRLEYTADVIVEPFGVGVSTATIGDSHATIALVSELKNYAQTARPFILTQSAFDASGVHVASQTTTGELGAGDTATVRGVMHIDHPRLWSLEDPHLYRLVSEVADDVGGADATTTRFGVRTIEWLRDDDPAEKPTIDPAKIDEMPSAANNRFTQRTIGDGKRPVHIDPCGVAVELPDFTSRRTSIAVTTTLSNTDDIPHRVVLDSFVQNHDRTKFIARLSQTLDLAPNEQRTVRQQAQPVNMPDLWSREAPYLHAIVSTVRSKDRWEGIWDQTRTTFAIAEIDGLANRGDPIVRPEPSLSRAQFLLNGQPVFINGTAEYEHLLGRDHAFSDELITARIDQIQAAGFNAFREAHHPHNLRYIAECDARGILYWPQMGAHIWFDTDGFRENFRALLREFVKERRNSPSVIMWGIQNESILPRRFTEELAGIVRELDPTAGGERPTTTCNGGEGGDWNIPQNWSGTYGGTSNAYDLELAECKLVGEYGQYRVSGLHTDANPEALQNLGAQTPEEIFTYCLENKIRLGERIRERVFGHFQWLFASHANPGRETIYCTDGTGNGAVGVVNNKGLLTAWGEPVDAFHMYRSNYTPASLSPMIYISSHTWRDRFAGTEQVGDISVYSNCEEVELFNDVGSVSLGTQSRGPAGTHFLFRGVRPSCNVLYAEGRVGGVTVARDAIVLDGLPPAPHVELLYGERVPDTRPEPGREYLYRVNCAGSEYIDACGTVWTGDRVAGDDSWGVQTWAHAFDDVNPELGSRGWAHGIVRGTADPGLYETFRYGDGTLSYRFPVPDGDYSIDLYFAEPWYGVGGGLDCKGWRVFDVAVCGTTVLAGLDIWAEAGCLTALKKTVRSTATGGMLVVGFPSTPSYPAVISAIAVHRSA
- a CDS encoding glucuronyl esterase domain-containing protein, coding for MTTLRPRLPDTLVDASKHIIQTKQAWEGRKAELRALFESEMYGPWPGTPAVSHVRALEDGYAFGDTAVVRRIRVSTQRPTSEFVLTIVRPTGTQTPVPCFVYPNFDGDPALPADTAPVAQEAEQLGHATDAWDLPSTLAAGYAVATFRYASVVPDELAAAERSLLGFTAGGPRPGGLIVWAWAASRAREALSAVPEIDHDRVIVAGHSRMGKVALIAAAFDERFCGAVAHQSGCCGAAPSRAHPMLAKPGADGRPAVETIASITHAFPHWFTPRLSTYADSTGDLPVDQHELIALCAPRPVLLSNAADDQWADPEGQFEMLRAAEPVYRLLTGTGHDTAQPSAPEMLANGLLAYTLREGGHAVTAADWRTWCEFADSRFGRFGAADEEG
- a CDS encoding SDR family oxidoreductase codes for the protein MPKAWMVGASRGLGRCSAEALANAGYDLMISARHGVRLDRAVAELRGAHPHREIVALPLDLSKASSLIRVLEVVNSDPPDAIVVSSGGPPPSTVRELAPGELDAAYACLLRPTTQIVAIAGSAMARCGRGVIVIVTSSGVREPILGLATSNIMRAGVTALMKCAAAEFAPNGVRVLAVAPGRIETERVGELDAAAAERTGKPVGDVRSASESAIPMGRYGTPAEFGAVVAFVCSPAASYLTGTTIAVDGGKGIGLLG